One Carassius auratus strain Wakin unplaced genomic scaffold, ASM336829v1 scaf_tig00021008, whole genome shotgun sequence genomic window, TACGGTATGCAATTATTTGGTTTTCCTTGTCAGAAGTTGTGAATAGTACCAAAATAGCCAACTGCACACAAGGGGAATGAAGCATCTCCTTCATTCGTTATATAATGACCATATATTACCAATGACCATATACAATGACCATGatccatatattttaaaatgtaatattttcacacacatacaaacaagacAATGTCATGCTTTCTTCTTCGCTCGAAAATGACGTCAATCGTTACTTTCCAGCATCAAGTAAAGCTACGGTTGGCGGTGGAAATGCAAGCCAGATAAGGGTCAACAATCCCGAAACGTACTGTACTTGTACCGTACCGTACCGCTCAGTGGAAAATAGAGgctttacagattattttatattttttcctgttaTAGCACCACCAAGTGGCCAAGCTCTACCATTTATTCCATGTGTCCTCAGACTGAGCCCATACATAAGTGTACCAAGTCTAGTGAAAATATCttcgttttttttaaaatatcttcgactattattatcatcaaaaacTGATATCAGTTACAGAGACAGTGCCTCGGAAAAGAAGCTCTTATAAGATAACTGTTTATACTGTAAGGACCTTCAAGATATCTGCGTCTTCCTGATCCTCCTCTACTTGTCCTTGGTAGGTGTCCCGGAGGAACTGAGGATGAGACTCTCCAGGGGCCTTGATATTCACAATTGCAGCAGTTGATCTGGTTATAGCACCCCCTAATTTTATGAAAAGAAGTTTATGAGCCAAAACTAAAGTTTCCACCGCCATATTGGCCTCCATCAAATGTCTGCCAAAAcacctacagtattgttcaaaataatagcagtacaatgtgactaaccagaataatcaaggtttttcgtatatttttttattgctacgtggcaaacaagttaccagtaggttcagtagattctcagaaaacaaatgagacccagcattcatgatatgcacgctcttaaggctgtgcaattgggcaattagttgaattagttgaaaggggtgtgttcaaaaaaatagcagtgtggcattcaatcactgaggtcatcaattttgtgaagaaacaggtgtgaatcaggtggcccctatttaaggatgaagccaacacttgttgaacatgcatttgaaagctgaggaaaatgggtcgttcaagacattgttcagaagaacagcgtactttgattaaaaagttgattagagaggggaaaacctataaagaggtgcaaaaaatgataggctgttcagctaaaatgatctccaatgccttaaaatggagagcaaaaccagagagacgtggaaaaaatcggaagacaaccatcaaattggatagaagaataaccagaatggcaaaggctcagccaatgatcacctccaggatgatcaaagacagtctggagttacctgtaagtactgtgacagttagaagacgtctgtgtgaagctaatctattttcaagaatcccccgcaaagtccctctgttaaaaaaaaggcatgtgcagaagaggttacaatttgccaaagaacacatcaactggcctaaagagaaatggaggaacattttgtggactgatgagagtaaaattgttctttttgggtccaagggccacaggcagtttgtgagacgacccccaaactctgaattcaagccacagtacacagtgaagacagtgaagcatggaggtgcaagcatcatgatatgggcatgtttctcctactatggtgttgggcctatttatcgcataccagggatcatggatcagtttgcatatgttaaaatacttgaagaggtcatgttgccctatgctgaagaggacatgcccttgaaatggttgtttcaacaagacaatgacccaaaacacactagtaaacgggcaaagtcttggttccaaaccaacaaaattaatgttatggagtggccagcccaatctccagaccttaacccctttacgtgcgaacatcgccgacggccccagtttattattgtttcactttcacagcacattaaacatcactgtcttacttcatctggacaaactgtgcatcaatggaaagtttaaagactctagtttcgatatttgaccaatattttgataaaacattgttgcagtgacagatatttagtgatttatgtcagaagtgcaaaataataaatccgtattatgccacattttgaatagaaattaatcactcactcatattcagtcacgtcaagagcggtttatttgtgttcacatagactcactgaacagcgtcaataaggatttttagaccaaagatgcatatctgcggagatatatggatatatttactgatgtttacttcatatttcttcagacagaatcgtcatttctattcattttccacggatttacgcgatctgatgataaacagcctctcccagcgatctgtgtgtgtgcgcagtggtgtcagctcgtgcggtgtgtgactcagactctgatagGGCCTTGCAAGTGTCAATCTTACagtgtcatatatggacaccgccacatcgtgtcacatgcttcctgcacacttcctggtagttatctggccaaaacaacactgaaacacctctgtacacacgaaatatccaaataataaacccgcgattacgatagtaaagcttggtatgagaatttcttgagatctggggcgtttttattaaaaaaaatcgaaaatgtacatgggaaatgctaacttgtgcagcgatgaaaaaggctacaaataacatatttttacaacagtaaacgaccaaattccacccctgatcgctaaaggaagttattataaacactcgatcggcgtttaaagtgagttttgagtaaaagtgtattaataatttcataaattgtctgctgTAGctagatgctaacgttagctacaatgctactaatagcaggtgcttttcttcttcataatgcatttttgtctcaataattcacgtaaggtcgtaagaaaatgttttgttgtatttttatagtaagacttttgataaataagggctaaatgcaaagagagactgaagtgagatcgctgctttgttgctttgtaaagcctgaaaaaccacaatcaaggctaataaaggtggaataaaaacaaaagaataatgataaaagaataatgcggataatgtgtcatacctggcggaggtgtgaaagactcgtttggtgagaacaatacaatcatgaaacgggcagttttcacagccaaacacacatataaaacacacatcagtgtttacatgtgagatcttacagagatgacaagggccataaatcaatctgatttgccttctctaaaaacacacatgacatggccttagaaaatatttcataaaattcacagttttacagattcgattatgacattttttatgaagttttggaagacttgtggccttagctacactgtgttttcaaactcatttcctacatcaacaattttttaaatacatttaaaacatatgtttttaatatttttatttttgtttttatatttgagcttatatatctctattatcataacagtctgggtgattctgattcctgaacagtaaactttaaagtgtcagctttgtgaacatatgttgattatgtatctagtcagaaagaatcatgagcagaaacctttttattttgggtatatcatttctgtctccatgccaaaaaaggggggttactagtaaggggttaatccaattgagaacttgtggggtgatatcaaaaatgctgtttctgaagcaaaaccaagaaatgtgaatgaattgtggaatgttgttaaagaatcatggagtggaataacagctgagaggtgccacaagttggttgactccatgccacacagatgtcaagcagttttaaaaaactgtggtcatacaactaaatattagtttagtgattcacaggattgctaaatcccagaaaaaaaaaatgtttgtacaaaatagttttgagtttgtacagtcaaaggtagacactgctatttttttgaacacacccctttcaactaattgcccaattgcacagccttaagagcgtgcatatcatgaatgctgggtcttgtttgttttctgacaatctactgaacctactggtaacttgtttgccacgtagcaataaaaaatatacgaaaaaccttgattattctggttagtcacattgtactgctattattttgaacaatactgtatagatCTGAAAACTTACCATCTTTTGCAGTAACATAGAGTGCAAACTCAAGGATTGTATTGTCCACCAGGTCAATTTGGTTAATTAGTGTAATATCCCCATTATTctcattaatttcaaaatgaccTCTCTCATTTCCAAACTCAATGGAGTAGCTGATTTCCCCGTTTGGACCTTCATCCAGGTCTGCTGCCTCGACCttacatgaaaatgtatgtatgtttagTTAGTATACAACTTCTTTCCACCGTTTATAGAGTAGTAGTCATCTTATAATGACATTATGGTTCCACAATCTctgaaaatatactaaaatactgattatgcttttaaaacatttaaatgactcGACAAAACAATGATTCATCACCTTGACGACCTGCATTCCAACAGTCTGGTTGCTGAAAACTTTGCCCTCATACGAGGAAGTTGTAAACTGTGGACTGTTGTCATTCTCATCCAGCAAGGTAATGGTCACATCTGCTGTTGCTTTGCTGCTAGAAGGAGGGTTTTCTTGTGCTTCAACCTTTACAAAATTAGTGTTTCATAATTTTTCATTGcacaatattcatatttatatttaatgataaaaTGAGCCTTATTCTTACTTGAAAACTGAAGCTTGCTGTGGTTTCTCTGTCTAGGTCCACTGAACTTTTCACCCGGATTATTCCATCATGGCTGATTGAAAAAGGGACGGTCTCGGGAATAATCCGGATTGTTCCCACAAATCCTCCCTGGGATGAAAGAGGTCACTTAGTAAATAATTatctcagtttttattttatttgtacaaacAGACAGCAAGGCTTTCAGGAACAGTACCAGGTCTAGATCAGTGACTCTTGTGTGAAGCACAAACTGGTCCTGTGGTGAATTTTCCAGAATACACTCTGTGTATTGATCCTGGTCAAATTTGGGCGGGTTGTCATCCATGTCCTTAATGGTGACAGACACCACAGCGTTTGCTGTTTTACTGGCATCATCCTGCTGAGCTGCCTGTTTTTACAAGGAAACATTGAtgagaaaacatgaaaaatcaaaatactgaaatCTCTTCAGATTCATAACATCAACgttttaaatgaatgtgtttaGAAATGTCTTATACCTGTATGTTAACCGTTATCTGGTCAATTTCCTCTCTGTCTAAAGCTGTTGTCACAGAGATGATGCCACTGTTTCGATCAATTACAAAGTTGCTCTGATATTCATTTGGAAAGACTGGAACAAGAATGTGGATATGTGCACTTTATTACCAGAAACTTAATTCAGAATATTCAAATGTAAGTATATGATTAGGGGTGTAAAGTACTTGTTTTATCAACTGCCTTTTACAGTGTTTGACTGTTGTTTGGTTGATTTTGATATCCCTACATATTATCAGACTCAAAATGAGTCTTGTGTGTTGTAAATCTTCAGTTAACAGTACCTGCTGTTATGCTGTAAACGACAGGCTCGTTGACGCCTGTGTCGCCATCTTGAGCTTTTATTTCCTCAGGAGTGACGTCTGACAATTGTCCCGCCTGGACATGAACAGAAAAGAGGGTTTATTTTGTGTGCTCAGAGGTGTTTTAAGAATTGGTCTTCTCTCCTCATCGTTTACCTGGTTTTCCTCAATAGATGCTTTATAGAGACTGTGATCAAAATAAGGGTTTAGATTGTCAAAATCTTCAACCGTTATTGTAGCTGTTGTTGTGTCACTGAGTCCTCCTTTATCCTGCAAAGACACATTGTGTTGTGTTACTGTTCTATATGGAAaaaagcagcttggacattctgctaaacattttGTGTTACataaatgagtttttatttttgtgtggacTATTTCTTCAAAGAATAGACTACTAGAGAAGCACTTTGAAGTTTAGTAATCAAAGTAAAATGGATGCAGAGGCTGTCATTGGTTTTGTTTTTACTCTCGCTTCCACAGTGAAGATGTACTGTTGAGCGTTGTTGTAGTTCAGACGTTGTTTCAACCTGATGTTACCATCACCTCTCACTTCAAACTCATCTGGTGCTGGAGGCTGTTAATAGAGTGGAAGATATCAATTAAAATGAGGATATGGACACAAGCTGAGCTTACATAGCTGTTGCACAGTGCAGCTTATTGTATTTATCATGAGAGCTGTTTACGTCTCACCAGTATAGAATATGTAATTCTGTTGTTTTCTGGAGACACATCTGCATCGTCAGCCCTCACCCTGAGCACATCTGAACCCACAGTCGTCGTCTGGAGCAAAAGACAGGGTTTACTAAGAGATGTGAGATCTCTCAGTGACCAAACACACTACAGCTGTATGGAGACGTGACATTACACACACCTCGGACACTGTCTCGCTGTATGATTTGCTCTGGAAGATCGGAGGGTTGTCATTGATGTCCAGAATGTCTACCGTCCGGAGGTTTTTTAGCTGAAATGAACAATGAAGACTTCATAGTCAACGTTTTTGTGCTGGATCTTTATTTCTTTAATGCtttgtttgaattattttatgatggtatggtttaaataaataaacatacccCTGTGTTCAAGCAGGTGACTGAATAATATAATTTCTCTCCATACTAGAAGAAATAAAGCACACAaagagtgaaaaaataaataaaatgcaatattatcAGCTATGTCAGAATTGGTAAAGAAAGCTTAGTTAAGACCGAGACTAGCTGAGTCTCTACTAACTCAATGAATCAGTGAAGCTGGAACAAACCTCCTTTAGTTCATCAGCGTCCAGTGGTTTTCTGGTTCGTACAGAAGCAGATGAATCTCCTTCAGAATAAATCAGCTCCACAAACTCCAAACCAACAGGAAACAGATATGACTCCAGCACCAGACGATCATCAGGTCCGATATTAGTGAGAAGCTCTACTTCACCTTGAAACCagattaaatacacatttaaatatgtacacaCAATCAGAATAATTTTGATTATTCTTGTATTACTCTTGCAATGCCCAAAAGCAACAGCACttgatcaaatatattttgaaatattttaatataaacatttcagaTTAGTATAAATATATAGTACTAAAGATAAGTAGTATAACTTTAGTGTAACAACACAAAAGTTTTCTTGCAAAATTGAAAAGACAAATGTAATACTGTAAACAATATGTTAGCATGTCTCACCTTCATATCCCTCCTGGACGCTTCCTACATTGACACTAGTTCCAGTCGCACAGTTTATCTGTGATTGGCTTACAGACTTAACAGACGGCTGAAAGCCTACATTCAATATGACAAACAACATTAAatcacacaaaacataaaaactatttaaacaggCAGTTTTAAAAttggcaacatttttattttcagtgtttttgctgGTGACGTGCTTCAGTTGTCATTCTAAATCGAATCAACATAGTATCTGGTCGTATATTGAATATTACTTGTTTAAAACTcatggaataaaatattttatcactttgaaatataaatattttactaatattaAGTCCCATTACTTCCTGTTAAATCTTGACAagcattttactttattatacaGACAGAAATTTGACTTACCAGTATCACTCAATACGCTATGGACATGCAGAAACGCTAAAATAAATAGAGAATATATAGAAATTGAAAATGAGGCCATCTTTTCCGTAATCCGCTGTCAGCACAGCTTGTATGAAGCCTGGAAGTGAAGAAAACGACTATTTCTTGTGTAACATCTCTCACTGAGCTGTTCTTTATTGTATGTCATAAACAGATATG contains:
- the LOC113076691 gene encoding protocadherin Fat 3-like, coding for MDDNPPKFDQDQYTECILENSPQDQFVLHTRVTDLDLGGFVGTIRIIPETVPFSISHDGIIRVKSSVDLDRETTASFSFQVEAQENPPSSSKATADVTITLLDENDNSPQFTTSSYEGKVFSNQTVGMQVVKVEAADLDEGPNGEISYSIEFGNERGHFEINENNGDITLINQIDLVDNTILEFALYVTAKDGGAITRSTAAIVNIKAPGESHPQFLRDTYQGQVEEDQEDADILKVLTV